The Dyadobacter sandarakinus DNA window TGTAAAGTACTATTTGTACTAAAATGAAAATACTCCTCATGTACATCTCCTGAGCTTCCGGTAGCTGATTTTACGTTTAAAAAGAGCAATGGGTAAAGTACCGTGTCAGAAAGCGTAGTCCTACGCTGGTGCAAAGGCTACTTTCTTCCTATCTTGAACTATGCAGTACCGGCCTGCCTCTGTTCCGCCGGAGCCCCTGGAATGATATTCTGTTCAAATAGTACCGGATCATTTTCTACATCAAAACCGAAAAAGCGCCATGGCAGATCAAAACAATGTGTATACCTACCGTAATGGTAAAAAAGTAGCCCTCTACAAGAAAGCCGACCAGTTTGTTGCGCGTATGTCTCCCGAAAATATTGCTACCCTGGGTGTTCAGCAACTTGAACAGGTTTCGCCCTCGGCGTTCCGCGCAACGGTACCTGCCGATCAGCTTGATTCCGTTATGTCGGCAAGCCGTACCCTGGCACCCACGCACCATGCCTATCAGCTTCAGGATACAAACCAGGAGTTCCTGATCACAGACCGGATCATGGTCACATTCAAGAAAAAGCCGGATACGGACGAGCTTTCGGCATTTATCAACAAGTATGCGCTCATCATCAAGGCGCAGTACAGCGATATCGACTTTCTTTTTCAGCTCACCAATCAATCGGGTATGAACCCGGTGAAAATGATCGTGAAGATCAACGAGGAAGAACCCGGAATTGCGATTGCTGAGCATGACCTTATCCAGCGGGTAACCAAGTACCTTGACCTGCCTGCAGATCCTTCCTACAATCTGGAATGGCACCTGCACACCCGCACTGCACCGGCGGAAGATTATGATCCGCGTTCATCGAGCCGCTGCGAAGAAGCCTGGCTGCTGCTTAATAGTTACGGCAGTGCCGATGTTGTTATCGGCCTGGCCGACGACGGATGCAAGCTCGATCACGATGATTTTGACTCTACAGGCAAGTTCGCCGGCTGGGGATATTTTAACCGCGATACCCTGGTGAAGAAAACAGACATCGGTGCTGATCCGTCGCGCATGTATCAGCCTGATAATAATCACGGTACCTCCTGCGCGGGCGTGATCGCCGGGGAGGTAGACGGAACACTGACCGTAGGAGCCGCTCCGGGTTGCAGGCTGCTACCGGTCAAATGGGAGTCTTCGCCCGAAGGCGGCCTGTTTATTGATGATAATAAGATGATGCTTGTGCTTCAGTATATCTCGGACAAGGTGGATGTATTCTCTAATTCCTGGGGCAGCTCACCCACCATGATGTTCAGCCAGCAGGTCGTGAACCGCATTCAAAGCCTCGCCGCAACCGGTGGCCGGCGTGGCAAAGGCATTGTTTTTCTTTGGGCATCCGGAAATGAAAACTGTCCGATCGAGTACTCCGGCGACCAGGAAATTCCCTTTGATCACGGCGTGCAGGTCTCCGGCGACTCGCTGGTATGGGTAGGAGTACAAACCAGCAAAGTGTTCACCCATAATCTGGTGGGTATTCCGGGAGTCATGCATATCGCTGCATTGGCCAGTACCGCGAGGCGCAGTCATTATTCCAATTATGGTCCGGGCATCTCGCTCACAGCACCTACCAACAATGTGCACACTTATTATCGCCTGGCCGTCGAAGGGAAAGGAATCGTTACCACTACCGGTGATTCGATCGTTGCTGTGACCGACAGCTTCGGGGGCACATCCAGCGCTACACCACTTACCGCGGGTATAGCGGGGCTGGTCATTTCAGCCAATCCCGATCTTACTGCGCTTGAAGTGATTTCGGTATTGCAGCAGACAGCATCCAAGGACCTGAATACGACGCCGTACCCGCAAACTCCCCCGGCCAACTTTGATAATGACACATCCTGGGACGTTTCTCCGGTGTTCCCGGCAAACTTTGAAGATCAGGGACTGGCCGATGGTACATGGAGCAACTGGTTTGGCTTCGGCAAGGCAGATGCCTGTGAAGCTGTCAGGAAAGCGCTGGAACTGCGGGTTGGGGCACCGGCTGCAGTAGTTGTAAAAATCCGCTCGGCGATCGTTAACCCGGCGGGGAGCGACCGCAATGCCGAAAAAGTAATTCTTGAAAACGGAGGCGACCAGCCGGTATCCATCGAGGGGTGGGCGATAGTAGATAAAAATAACCGCACACAGCTTCTCACCGGGTCTATCCCACCGGTTTCAAGTTTGACTGTCGACCTTGAAACCAGTCAGATCATACTCAACAATACCGGTGGAACCATCAGTCTGCGGGATAGGACAGGAAACATGGTTCACCAGGTAAGCTATACGGGCAGCCAGGCTGCGCAGGGCAATGAGGTTGTTTTTGCGGTTTAAACTAAATGCCTATATTGCCTGCCTTGAACCTAAGAATTTGTTTGCATGAATGATACCAGACCTGAGATCCGGGATGTGCAGGTGATCCGCTACGTTACGCCCCTGCGCGAAGGCGGGTCGCTGCCGGCCATAGCCGAGGCAGACGATGGTTTTCTGTATGTGTTAAAGTTCAAAGGAGCAGGGCAGGGCACAAAGGCCCTCATTGCTGAGCTAATCGGGGGTGAGCTTGCGCGCAAATTAGGCCTCAAAATGCCGGAGATCGTCTTTGCACATCTGGATGAAGCATTCGGGCGTACCGAGCCCGACGAGGAAATTCAGGATTTGCTGCGCGCAAGCACGGGCCTCAATCTTGCAATGCATTATTTGTCAGGTGCATTTACCTTTGACCCTGTCGTAAACGGCATTGATGCGGATACAGCTTCAAAGATCGTGTGGCTGGATAGTTTCATCACCAATGTGGACCGTACTGCCCGCAATACCAATATGCTTGTCTGGCATAAGGAGCTATGGCTGATAGACCATGGCGCATCATTGTACTTTCATCATACCTGGAATGATTGGGAGGCCCAGGCATTAAAACCATTTGTACAGATCAAAGATCACGTCTTGCTGAGATATGCATCCCGGCTGCCTGAAACTGATGCCGCTTTCAGGGAAATTTTAAATGATCAGGTTATTGAAAACATCGTCTCCCTTATTCCCGATGACTGGCTGCTCCGCGACTCTCCCTTTGAGTCACCCGGGGAGCACCGCCAGGCTTACACCCGCTACCTGTCCCTGCGGCTTTCTGTTTCTGATGTTTTTGTAAAAGGAGCTGATGATGCCAGAGCGTTACTTATTTGAGTATGCAGTAATCCGCGTGATGCCCAGGGTTGAGCGTGAGGAGTTTATCAATGCCGGCGTGATCCTGTACTGTCCAGGAAAGAAATTTCTGAAAACGCTGATCAGCCTCAATGAAGCACGGCTGGCCGCACTTTGCCCGGCTACGGATATAGATGAAGTGAAGGAATACCTCGCCGCATTTCACACAGTGAGCGAAGGTGGTAAGCAGGGAGGTACGATAGGGGCATTGCCGATTGCGTCGCGTTTTCGCTGGCTTACTGCTATCCGCAGCTCGATCGTTCAGGCGTCCAGGGTACATCCGGGCATGTGTTGTGAGCCGGATGAGGAAGTTCAAAAATTATTCGATCAGCTGGTGCGCTGATTTACCTGAGCCGCAGATACAGCTCAACCTCATCTTTTTTCCTCCGCGAAACTTCCACGCGGGTACCATCAGACAGCAGTACAAACTGGTGATTGTGACTGATCTGCTGAATAAAGAGCGGATTTACCAGGTGTGACTTATGGGTGCGGATAAAGTTGAATTCACTTAGCATATCATGGTAGTATTTCAGCGTTTTACTTGAAATAAAAGGCCTCTTGCCGTCCAGGTGAATGTAAGTGTAATTTTTACAGGCTTCCAGCCGCACTACTTCGTCCAGCGTAAAAAAGAAAATACCCTCACTCGACGGCACTGCCAGCTTGAATTCTTTCGCATCGTTCTTCTTGATGTTATTTGCCAGATTGGCGTAAAGATCTTCCCGGTACAAAACAGATCGTTGCTGACTTTTTTGTATAAATCGGTCCACGGCTGCTTTAAGCTCTTCCGGATCAATGGGTTTAAGAAGATAGTCGAGTGCGCTGAACCGGATCGCCTGGATGGCGTACTGGTTGTAGGCAGTCGTAAAAACGACATCGAACTCTGCCTTCTTTTTTTCTGCAATAAAATCAAATCCATTCTGGTGAGGCATTTCGACATCCAGAAAAACCAGGTTAGGCTTAAAGTACTCCATCATTTCTACCGCTTTGCTCACCGACTCTGCATGCTCGACCTCTCCAATTTCAGGTACCAGGTTGATCAGGTAGCGGTGGACAATGTTTCTTGCTTTTTGTTCATCATCGATAATCAATGCTCGGATCATAGCGTGTGCATTTAAACGTTTTGCAAAAATGTGGATAGTTCAATTACTACGCAGGTACCACTGGCCTGACCTTCATCATCATACTTGTCAATAATGTGCACAGAAGCATGCTGGCCCTGGCGCTGTAAAAGATCCAGCCGGTCTTTGGTGATCTGCAACCCTTTGGATTTGTGTTGTTTGGCCTTGCTGTTATACTGTTTGATTTCAAATGACTTTTTTCGGCCTATACCATTATCCTCGATCGTGCACCGGAACACTTCATCATCCACTTTTTCGAAAGAAACCAGCAAGGTGCCGCCGCTGTTTTTATGCATGAGTCCGTGCCACAAAGCGTTTTCGACATAGGGCTGCAACAGCATGGAGGGAAGCAGGATTTCTTCGGATTCCAGTTCTTCATCCACAATGATCTGGTAAGTGAATGTTTGTCCAAAGCGCATTTGTTCCAGTTCAAGGTAGAGTTCCAGCACGTCGCGTTCCTCTTCAATGGTCACCAGTTTTTTGTCCGAGTTGTTGAGTACGGTCCTGAACAGCTTTGAAAACTTGTTGAGGTACTTGCTCGCTTCACCGTATTTCTCAGTCACAATGCACTCCTGTATACTGTTGAGGCAATTGAAGACAAAGTGAGGGTTCATTTGGGCGCGGAGGGCCATCAGTTGGCTTTCGGCCAGCATTTTGTTAATTTCCAGGAGCATAATCTCCTTCTCGTAAGCCTGATCTTCGGCCTGCGCCTCGGCAATTTTGGTCGCGCTGATGGAAGCAATGGTCATGAGCGCGCGCGCATGTGATTTTTTGAAAAAATTAGGCTGGCTGTTTTCTGAATCTACGACCCCGATCACCTTTCCTTCATGCATAATCGGCACTGCCAGCTCCGACATGCGCTTTTTATCGTCCATGATGTACCTTGGGTCGTGCCCGGTGTTCCTGACGATCACAGGCTTGCGGGTAGCCGCAGCCGCTCCAACGATCCCTTCACCTATACTTAGTTCAAGCGGATTTTCTATCTCGTGTCCTTTCAGGTTTTTAGGACCGTAAGCTGCCTTTTGGATCAGTTTGTTTTTTTCTTTATCAAAAAGGTAAACAACACAATCCTCAAAATGCAGCTGGGATATGCAGTTACGGGCAATGTCCCAGCATATTTCATTTACAGAATTTTCACCATAAACCGAATTGGCAAAGTATTCAATGGTTGATTCAAAAACCTTCTTCTGTCTTCGTGCTACAAAGCCCTGGTAAGTCAGCCGGAGTGATATGCCCACAGCCAGCACCACAATGAAGCGGAACCACCAGGTTTGCCACCATTGTGGTATCACCTGAACTTTGAGCGTGTTGATCTCGGGCATCCATTTTCCACTCTCATTGGTACTCCTGACCTTAAACGTGTAATTTCCCGGAGGCAGGTGATTATAGGATACGATCATGGAACGCCCTGAGTTGACCCAATCATCATCGATTCCCTCCATCATGTAGCCATACTGGAGGGAGGGGACGTCGCGATGGTTCAGTGAGGCAAACTGGAACGTTATAAAATCCTCATCCGAGCCGATCCGGACCGTCTTGTTGTTCTGGACGCCGGCGAGCTCTTTTTCAAAAATTTTGACAGATGTAATATTAGGTGGCCTGGTGACACGGATGCTCGCCAGCTTGGAGGGGTCAATCACCACAATATGATCCAGCATGATCGCATACAGCTTGTTTCCAACTATTTTGACGGAGTTCCAGTAATCCTGCAGCGTTTTCCCGAGATTAATCCTGAACCGGACTACATCCCTCGATTTGGTATCAAAAAACAGCAGCCCTTCCGAGCTTGCTACCCAGATCACTTTCCGCTGATCCATTGCAATACTGCTGATAAGGTCGAACAACAATCCGTTTGCAGTAGTAATGCTGTCGGTACATTGCCCCGCCAGATTGTATTTCAGCAACCCCCGCCTGCTCACCGCAGCCCAGATTTCGCCTTCCTCATCTTCCAGCAACTGGCCCACAAAGAAGTTCTTATTTATAAAAGGGGAGGTCGAAAACTTTCCGGAGTTTATATCATAGTGGAGAAACCCGGTACCTTCCAGCACAAAAAGGAGGTTGCCGTTTTTGAGCTGCAAATAACTCTGAAGCCCTTTGTAATCAAACAGGCCACTCGTTTTATCTTTTCCGACAAACCGCTTTAATACTCCGCTTTCCGGATCGTACCGGTACAATGCATCATCAACAATGTGAAACCATATTTTCCCTTGGATATCCTCAAAGATAAAGTTGGTGTACGTACCGCCTGATTTGTATTTCACCTGCTCAAAGCGCTGAATCGACGTCGCTCCCGGATCCAGAAAATAAACTCCGTTGACACCGCCAAACCACCATCGTGTACTTGTTTTGGCGATGGACAGGAATTTGTTGCGGAGCAGGTCACCTGACTTTGTAACCATAAACCGCTGGTAGTCGCGCTTGTCCATGTTGTAAAACACAATCCCGTCCTCTTTGGCTGCTACGATCTGATTATGGTCTACTACAATTGCGTTGGCATGTGCAAAGCCGGTATCCAGGGTAAAGTCAAAGCTCGGAAGCTTGTAAATGGCATTCAGGGGAGCATTGGCCGGATTTTTACTCAATCCATTGATGGTCGCAAACCAGATATTCCCCTCCGGATCTTCAATCGCATCCTGAAAATGTCCGTATGCAATGGAATTAGGGTCGTCCTGGCTGTAAGGGATTTTACGGAAAGGAGCATCCGGAGCTTTCAGGTAAGCGCTGTAAGTCCAGGTTGATGCCCACAACCGGTTTTTACGATCCACATACAGGTAGTTGAAACCATCACTCAGTTTTTTGCCGTCGATTTCACGGTAGGACCTGACTGCCTGTTTCTTTACGTCCCAGAAGTTGATCGAGAAATCGGTATTGGATCCAAACCAGAGGTTATAATCCCTGTCGAGCGTGATCGCTGTAATGAATTCCTTGTTGAGAATGGGATAGTTTAAAGGATTGTTTGCCCTGGAATACACTGCTTTGTGCGCAACATCAATAAAGTAGGGCCGGTACCCACCCACCCAGAAACCACGCCGTAAAGCATCCCAGCAAAAGGCGGTGACAGCCGAAAAAGCAAAGTTCTGGCCTTGCAAAATTTTGGTTTCAGGAATAACTTCTTCACACCGGCGGATCTTATTATTATCAAAAATAAAGATCTCTTTCAGTGCGATCAGCCACAAACGTCCGTTTCCGTCCGGTTTGATGGAGAGGATTTTCTTGTTTGCAAATGCCGCAATCCGCGCATCGATAAAAAATTTTCCTGCCTGCTTGTCAAACAGCATCAATCCCCGGCTCGTAGCAACGAGCAGGTTCCTGTCGTCATCCACAGGTTGAACTGCATTAATATAGTATGCTTTTTCGCCTTTCTGGCCATTGTACCGGCGTATCAGGTTGCCGTCAAACCGGTTCAGTCCGTTGCTTGTACCGATCCACAGAAAACCTTCTTTGTCGCGGTAGAGGCAGGTTGTTTCCCTGGCGCTGAGGCCGTCATTCTCATTCAAATTTTGAAAAATAAACTGCGCCATGCTCCGGCCGGGCATGAGGAGAAGAAGCAAGTATATCAGAAGTCTGCATTTCATGCGCGAACGGAAAGGATTGAGCAGAAAGCAATATAGTGCACCACATCATGCACCGGGAGTACCGATGCACCAGCGGCGGCTGTCATTTATCCATAGGTTTTTTCCCAGCGTTCATCGGATTTAGCACCGTAAGGTTACCCACCTGGGCATTATGCCTTAGAATAATTTATACAAGCCGTTCAAAAATTCTTTTAGGTGAATACAAGTATTCTTATTCAGCTTTAGCGCTGGTTTGGCACCCTGCTACTACCGGGAATTTACAGAAAATTGACGCTATGAAACAACAGGAAATGGTGAAAATGAAGCGTTTGGGCGCATTTTCAGGTGTATTGTCAGTGACCAGCTACCTTATAATTGTATTTACATCCCTGCCTGATCAGATTGTGTTCCTGCTGGCTATGTTTTTTCCAATGTTCGGAATTGTTTTCCTGTTTGTATTGCGCGAGTGGATCCGTGCGGAGCGGGTATCTTACGTTAACGAGCTGGCCTTTGTTTTCGGCAGTTTTGCATTTTGTATATGCGCCATTTTCCTTTCCGCGCAGCTCGCCGTAGAGATAGGGGTGAAGGTACCATTCCGGGATGTTCCGCCATCCCTGGGAAACCAGGTTAAGGAGGCAGTCAGGATGGTCGATATGGGCATGGACGTTGCTTGGGACATGTTTATCGGTGTCTACCTAGTGTTATTCGGGGCCGCAACCCTGCGGATTCCCATTCTTCGTTTCTGGGGTATTACGGCGGCTGTGTTCGGCTTGCTGCTCATCATTCTGAATGTATATACTTTCCCTGTTCCGCCGGGCGATGCCGGTCTGCTCGATGTCGGTCCCTTCATCGGCCTTTTTCTGCTTGCATTAAGCTTTCGTTTGCTTCTTTCTCAATCTGCTCAACCACGTAAAGTTGATAACCAATAACCAAAAAAAACGCTGGAAACTTTGTACCAAAACCTGGACCTGTACGTGATCGGGATGATCATAGACTGTGTCGCCATTGTTCTGATTGCCGCCAATGCGATCCGTGACAAAATGAATTCTCCGAACGGAGCCGAATACAATGTACCTATTAATACCATTGGCGCAGGACTAGTGGTGCTGGTCGTGCTTTCTCTCATTTTCCGGAGTGAAGGCTGGCTTATCGCATCCAATGTGCTCGTGGGCGCATCGGCTATCCCGGTCCTTGCCTGTTCCGCTTTCATGATCCTTCTGATCCTGATCGACTCGGGCCGGCACTGACCTGCAAGGCAGCAGCGGGACAGGGTCAAAGATTCCAGCCCGCTGCTTTGTCAAACTATTTTTATGTAGAATGACAATCTTGTTTGTTGTTTGAACCTCTTCTAAGTGGATTACCCAATGAGAGATTTCGATACCATACACCGTTTGCTCATTGTAAATTCCGCAGGATCATCGCTTTGCAAAAAAGATTTTCTTTCCTGCCAATTTTGAACCGGCGCCAGATCATGGTAATACATGATCAAATATGTTGAACAGGAAAAACATTCATGACTATGAAAACAGCAAAGCAAAAACAGGAGAGCTTCCGGCTCGTAACCCACTATATGTTACATGATTAAACCTGTATCCCTCCGCGTTACTTAAAATTCAACATCTAAAACGCACTAAATATGAAGAAGTATCTTGTGAAAACTTTGGCAATGCTGCTTGGAGCCGCCAATCTAACGTTTGCGCAAAGCATACCTGTTTCAAGCGGAGCAGCAATTTGTACTGATTGTACAGCACCGGGCTGGGCTGTTTTTGCCGACTCACATCCTGATCTTTCAAATACAAAGTATTGTGGGACGTCCAATCTTTCCTGGAAATTTGAGTTACCATCTCCTCCATCTGGGGCAAGGACCTTTCCTACACTCTTTGTTAATGCATCAGCTACTGAGGAAATTCAAACGACAATGACAGGGTTAGTTGTGGACAAGCATTACACGTTGTTTTTGCATGTCTTGTCTACAATTACTGGTTCCAATACAAATTATCCGATAGAGGCTCACGCAACTTTTGTAAGTGGAGCCAAATCTGACGAACCACAAAACTCGCCAAATCAAGCGTTTACGGCAAGTTTTGGCAACGACAAAGGTGTTTGGAAAAAGATAAAAATCCGATTTAAAGCTTTGGCATCGAGCGCAGTAATTCGGTTTGCGGGAGGTGCACAGATTGGTTCTTCGGGGGGAGGATATCTTGCAATCGACGTTGCAAAAGATGCCTTAGTTACATGTAACGCAGGAACTAATCAGGTAACCCTTGTGCCTAATCCTGATATCTCGTATAACTGCATTTCGACGAAAGTAAATTTAAATTCAAAGGTTACTAGCAGTACTCCTAATGGATCGAAGCTAGTGTGGTATAATGAATATGGAAATCCGAGTACCGGTCTAGGTGAAATTTTGAATTCTGATGCGTTTTCTCTTGGGGACGAAATTGGTCCGAGTAAAAAAGTATTTGCCTATTACTATGATCCGATTGCAGAATGTCTTAACTCTCCATTGTCAAGTGCAAGTCTGACTGTCACAGGCCCAAACGAAGTAGCATTAAAGGACACAGTAACTGACGCAACCTGTCCTGATAATAAAGGAAACATTACTCAATTGTTGGATGGTTTTCCTCCTTCGGGAATGTCAACTGTATGGTATACGACCAGCGATCATTCCGGTTCAAAAATAACATCTCCAAGCTCATCCAGTCCTGGTATTTACTATGCATTTCATCAAAGCATTGGAGGCTGTTTCAATACAAATAAATCAAAGGCGAAAGTTAGGGTAAAAGCGAATCCATGCCTGGTCGACTTGACGTTGAAAGTGAAGTTACAGGGAGCAATGCTTGGCAATTCGGTTTCTATGCGCAACGATCTGCAATTGTCAAATCTTTTGCCAATTAAAGACCCGTATGGAAAAGGTCAAGAAGCTGCCTCAATCAATAATCAGTTCTTTGTAGGTGGAAAGGTAGTCGATTGGCTACTTGTAGAGATACGGGATAATATGAATCCGGGTACAGTGCTGGAATCCCAAGCTTTACTGCTTCAAACCAGTGGTGATGTAGTAGATCTAGAAGGAAAAT harbors:
- a CDS encoding S8 family serine peptidase, which translates into the protein MADQNNVYTYRNGKKVALYKKADQFVARMSPENIATLGVQQLEQVSPSAFRATVPADQLDSVMSASRTLAPTHHAYQLQDTNQEFLITDRIMVTFKKKPDTDELSAFINKYALIIKAQYSDIDFLFQLTNQSGMNPVKMIVKINEEEPGIAIAEHDLIQRVTKYLDLPADPSYNLEWHLHTRTAPAEDYDPRSSSRCEEAWLLLNSYGSADVVIGLADDGCKLDHDDFDSTGKFAGWGYFNRDTLVKKTDIGADPSRMYQPDNNHGTSCAGVIAGEVDGTLTVGAAPGCRLLPVKWESSPEGGLFIDDNKMMLVLQYISDKVDVFSNSWGSSPTMMFSQQVVNRIQSLAATGGRRGKGIVFLWASGNENCPIEYSGDQEIPFDHGVQVSGDSLVWVGVQTSKVFTHNLVGIPGVMHIAALASTARRSHYSNYGPGISLTAPTNNVHTYYRLAVEGKGIVTTTGDSIVAVTDSFGGTSSATPLTAGIAGLVISANPDLTALEVISVLQQTASKDLNTTPYPQTPPANFDNDTSWDVSPVFPANFEDQGLADGTWSNWFGFGKADACEAVRKALELRVGAPAAVVVKIRSAIVNPAGSDRNAEKVILENGGDQPVSIEGWAIVDKNNRTQLLTGSIPPVSSLTVDLETSQIILNNTGGTISLRDRTGNMVHQVSYTGSQAAQGNEVVFAV
- a CDS encoding HipA family kinase produces the protein MNDTRPEIRDVQVIRYVTPLREGGSLPAIAEADDGFLYVLKFKGAGQGTKALIAELIGGELARKLGLKMPEIVFAHLDEAFGRTEPDEEIQDLLRASTGLNLAMHYLSGAFTFDPVVNGIDADTASKIVWLDSFITNVDRTARNTNMLVWHKELWLIDHGASLYFHHTWNDWEAQALKPFVQIKDHVLLRYASRLPETDAAFREILNDQVIENIVSLIPDDWLLRDSPFESPGEHRQAYTRYLSLRLSVSDVFVKGADDARALLI
- a CDS encoding DUF3037 domain-containing protein — encoded protein: MMPERYLFEYAVIRVMPRVEREEFINAGVILYCPGKKFLKTLISLNEARLAALCPATDIDEVKEYLAAFHTVSEGGKQGGTIGALPIASRFRWLTAIRSSIVQASRVHPGMCCEPDEEVQKLFDQLVR
- a CDS encoding sensor histidine kinase codes for the protein MKCRLLIYLLLLLMPGRSMAQFIFQNLNENDGLSARETTCLYRDKEGFLWIGTSNGLNRFDGNLIRRYNGQKGEKAYYINAVQPVDDDRNLLVATSRGLMLFDKQAGKFFIDARIAAFANKKILSIKPDGNGRLWLIALKEIFIFDNNKIRRCEEVIPETKILQGQNFAFSAVTAFCWDALRRGFWVGGYRPYFIDVAHKAVYSRANNPLNYPILNKEFITAITLDRDYNLWFGSNTDFSINFWDVKKQAVRSYREIDGKKLSDGFNYLYVDRKNRLWASTWTYSAYLKAPDAPFRKIPYSQDDPNSIAYGHFQDAIEDPEGNIWFATINGLSKNPANAPLNAIYKLPSFDFTLDTGFAHANAIVVDHNQIVAAKEDGIVFYNMDKRDYQRFMVTKSGDLLRNKFLSIAKTSTRWWFGGVNGVYFLDPGATSIQRFEQVKYKSGGTYTNFIFEDIQGKIWFHIVDDALYRYDPESGVLKRFVGKDKTSGLFDYKGLQSYLQLKNGNLLFVLEGTGFLHYDINSGKFSTSPFINKNFFVGQLLEDEEGEIWAAVSRRGLLKYNLAGQCTDSITTANGLLFDLISSIAMDQRKVIWVASSEGLLFFDTKSRDVVRFRINLGKTLQDYWNSVKIVGNKLYAIMLDHIVVIDPSKLASIRVTRPPNITSVKIFEKELAGVQNNKTVRIGSDEDFITFQFASLNHRDVPSLQYGYMMEGIDDDWVNSGRSMIVSYNHLPPGNYTFKVRSTNESGKWMPEINTLKVQVIPQWWQTWWFRFIVVLAVGISLRLTYQGFVARRQKKVFESTIEYFANSVYGENSVNEICWDIARNCISQLHFEDCVVYLFDKEKNKLIQKAAYGPKNLKGHEIENPLELSIGEGIVGAAAATRKPVIVRNTGHDPRYIMDDKKRMSELAVPIMHEGKVIGVVDSENSQPNFFKKSHARALMTIASISATKIAEAQAEDQAYEKEIMLLEINKMLAESQLMALRAQMNPHFVFNCLNSIQECIVTEKYGEASKYLNKFSKLFRTVLNNSDKKLVTIEEERDVLELYLELEQMRFGQTFTYQIIVDEELESEEILLPSMLLQPYVENALWHGLMHKNSGGTLLVSFEKVDDEVFRCTIEDNGIGRKKSFEIKQYNSKAKQHKSKGLQITKDRLDLLQRQGQHASVHIIDKYDDEGQASGTCVVIELSTFLQNV
- a CDS encoding LytR/AlgR family response regulator transcription factor → MIRALIIDDEQKARNIVHRYLINLVPEIGEVEHAESVSKAVEMMEYFKPNLVFLDVEMPHQNGFDFIAEKKKAEFDVVFTTAYNQYAIQAIRFSALDYLLKPIDPEELKAAVDRFIQKSQQRSVLYREDLYANLANNIKKNDAKEFKLAVPSSEGIFFFTLDEVVRLEACKNYTYIHLDGKRPFISSKTLKYYHDMLSEFNFIRTHKSHLVNPLFIQQISHNHQFVLLSDGTRVEVSRRKKDEVELYLRLR